The Labeo rohita strain BAU-BD-2019 chromosome 19, IGBB_LRoh.1.0, whole genome shotgun sequence genome window below encodes:
- the dazl gene encoding deleted in azoospermia-like isoform X2 yields the protein MDIQKHRQGFPSSLKLSNGYILPEGKMTPNTLFVGGIDMKVDENEIREFFAKYGSVKEVKIITYRGGICKGYGFVYFSEDVDIQTIVDQPISFKGKKLKLGPAIMKERNSRSVSSPMIGPSQWISPTPYMYCSCCPPGLAPPSPVFNGGNQYMQPYSYTSPPGFIVPQVPMNYAQTTYAYQYPLPQWCGEQRTRLVNQNYVDCGVQTLLTLL from the exons ATG GATATCCAGAAGCATCGTCAGGGTTTTCCGTCTTCTCTGAAGTTGTCTAACGGTTATATTTTACCTGAGGGCAAGATGACGCCCAACACACTGTTCGTCGGCGGGATTGACATGAAG GTGGACGAGAACGAGATCAGGGAGTTTTTTGCCAAGTACGGGTCTGTGAAAGAAGTGAAAATCATCACTTATCGAGGAGGAATATGCAAAGG GTATGGTTTCGTTTATTTCAGCGAGGACGTTGATATCCAGACTATCGTCGAT CAGCCGATcagttttaaaggaaaaaaactcAAACTGGGACCTGCCATCATGAAAGAGAGAAATTCTC GGTCAGTGTCGTCTCCAATGATTGGTCCATCACAGTGGATAAGCCCCACACCGTATATGTACTGCAGCTGCTGTCCCCCAGGCCTGGCCCCGCCCTCACCTGTCTTCAATGGAGGGAATCAGTACATGCAG CCTTATTCGTACACCAGTCCTCCAGGATTTATTGTCCCACAGGTGCCCATGAACTATGCACAGACCACGTATGCCTACCAG TATCCCCTGCCACAGTGGTGTGGAGAGCAGAGGACGAGGCTTGTCAATCAG AACTATGTGGATTGTGGAGTCCAAACTTTGCTAACCCTTCTGTAG
- the dazl gene encoding deleted in azoospermia-like isoform X1 — translation MYQGVQLPLCLICGLYSQDIQKHRQGFPSSLKLSNGYILPEGKMTPNTLFVGGIDMKVDENEIREFFAKYGSVKEVKIITYRGGICKGYGFVYFSEDVDIQTIVDQPISFKGKKLKLGPAIMKERNSRSVSSPMIGPSQWISPTPYMYCSCCPPGLAPPSPVFNGGNQYMQPYSYTSPPGFIVPQVPMNYAQTTYAYQYPLPQWCGEQRTRLVNQNYVDCGVQTLLTLL, via the exons ATGTATCAGGGCGTTCAGTTACCCCTGTGCCTCATATGTGGCTTATATTCACAG GATATCCAGAAGCATCGTCAGGGTTTTCCGTCTTCTCTGAAGTTGTCTAACGGTTATATTTTACCTGAGGGCAAGATGACGCCCAACACACTGTTCGTCGGCGGGATTGACATGAAG GTGGACGAGAACGAGATCAGGGAGTTTTTTGCCAAGTACGGGTCTGTGAAAGAAGTGAAAATCATCACTTATCGAGGAGGAATATGCAAAGG GTATGGTTTCGTTTATTTCAGCGAGGACGTTGATATCCAGACTATCGTCGAT CAGCCGATcagttttaaaggaaaaaaactcAAACTGGGACCTGCCATCATGAAAGAGAGAAATTCTC GGTCAGTGTCGTCTCCAATGATTGGTCCATCACAGTGGATAAGCCCCACACCGTATATGTACTGCAGCTGCTGTCCCCCAGGCCTGGCCCCGCCCTCACCTGTCTTCAATGGAGGGAATCAGTACATGCAG CCTTATTCGTACACCAGTCCTCCAGGATTTATTGTCCCACAGGTGCCCATGAACTATGCACAGACCACGTATGCCTACCAG TATCCCCTGCCACAGTGGTGTGGAGAGCAGAGGACGAGGCTTGTCAATCAG AACTATGTGGATTGTGGAGTCCAAACTTTGCTAACCCTTCTGTAG